In Aequorivita sp. H23M31, a single window of DNA contains:
- a CDS encoding type II toxin-antitoxin system RelE/ParE family toxin, with protein sequence MAFRVRLSIEAERELKKAECFYDALDKRMEFLIDFDEHIEFLEKNPYLFQIRYRNVRIVHFRIFPYSFYYNIQGEEVTVLDIMRQSQSY encoded by the coding sequence ATGGCATTTCGCGTAAGACTGTCGATTGAAGCGGAACGCGAGCTGAAGAAAGCTGAATGCTTTTACGATGCCTTGGACAAGAGAATGGAATTTCTTATTGATTTTGATGAACATATTGAGTTTTTGGAGAAAAACCCTTATCTGTTCCAAATTCGATATCGAAATGTACGAATTGTCCATTTCAGAATCTTTCCATATTCATTTTACTATAATATTCAGGGAGAGGAAGTAACCGTATTGGACATAATGAGACAAAGCCAATCATATTAA